The segment GGGGCGGCGCCGTTAGAATCTGCGCTTGCGCCGAGCCGCGGCCGGCGAGGGAGAACTACGTGAGCCAACCGATCCAACCGCGCCTGACCCAGGTGTTCCGTTTTCTGCATGCCCGTTATGCCGACGGCGTGGCCGAACTGGCCTATGCCTTCGACGAGGGAGAGCCGCTGGTCGAACGCATCCGCTTCCCTGCCGCCCCCGCCCTCCCGCCGGCGCGGCAGGCGGCGTTCGACGCGGCACTCAAGCTGCTGCACCTGATCGCCGGCGTGAGCTACTACAAGGCCGGCGTGCCGCCGACCATCGCCGTCGACGATGGTCCGCTGGACGATGCCACCGCCGACCTGCTTGACGCGCTGTACCTGAACGGCCTGGCCGAATTCGCCTACCGCAACGGGCTGGATCTGCGCGGTCGCATCCGTTTTCCGCGTGGCGGCCAGTCCTTGTCGGTGGCGCCGGTGCTGGGCCTGCCGAAGCGCACCCTGGTGCCGATCGGCGGCGGCAAGGATTCGCTGGTGGCGGTCGAGGCGATCAAATCCATCGGCGGTGACGCCACCGCGGTGTGGGTCGGCAACTCGCCGCTGATCGCCGCCTGTGCCGAGCGCACTAGCCTGCCCACGCTGAACATCCAGCGCGAGCTGGCGCCGGGCCTGTTCGAGCTGAACCGGCTCGGCGCGTGGAACGGCCACATCCCGGTCACCGCGGTGAACTCGGCGATCCTCGCCGTGGCGGCGATCCTCTACGGGCACGATTCCATCGCCTTCGCCAATGAGCGATCGGCCTCGGCGGCGACGCTGGAATACGAAGGGCAGCAGGTGAACCACCAGTGGAGCAAGGGCTACGCGTTCGAGACGCTGCTGTCGGACTGGCTGCACAGCCATGTGGCAGCGGATCTCGATTACTGCTCGCTGCTGCGTCCGTATTCGGAACTGGCGATCACCCGCGCCTTCGCGAAACTCACGCCGTACTTCGACAGCTTCTCCAGCTGCAACCGCAATTTCCGCATCCTCGGCCCGAAGCCCGCCGACCGCTGGTGCGGGCAGTGCCCGAAGTGCCATTTCGTGTTCCTCGCGCTGGCGCCGTTCCTGCCCAAGCCGCGGCTCCTTACCATCTTCGGCCGCAACCTGCTGGACGACGAGTCGCAGGCGGCCGGCTTCGACGCGCTGCTCGAGTACCAGGACCACAAACCGTTCGAATGCGTGGGCGAGGGCGCCGAGGCACGGGCGGCGATGTACGCGCTGAGCCAGCGGCCGGAGTGGGCGGAGGATGCGCTCGTCGCACGCTTCCGCAGCGAGATCCTGCCGCAGCTCGACGCATCGCAGCTGGCGCTGGAGCCGTGGCTGCAGCCGTCGGGCGAGCACCGCGTACCTGCACGGTTGCAGGGCGCCCTGGCGGCGATCGGCGGACCCAACCCATGATCTGTAGGAGCGCACCCTGTGCGCGACTGCATTTCCCGGGATCCACGTCCGGTCGCGCACAGGGTGCGCTCCTACAGGGGCTGGGCCGTGCGTATCGCTGACCTGGTGGGACGGCGCGTCGCGATCTGGGGCTTTGGCCGCGAGGGGCGGGCGGCGATCACCGCGATCCGCGCGCAGCTGCCGGCGTTGCCGTTGGCGCTGTACTGCAGCGAGGCCGAGGTGGATGCGGCACGGGCCTTCGATCCGGCGCTGACCGTGCATGGCATCGAGCCTGACGCGGTGGCGCTGTCCGCCTGCGACGTGGTGGTGAAGTCGCCGGGCATCTCGATCTACAAGCCGGCAGTGACCACGGCGCAGGCGCAGGGCACGGTATTCACCTCCGGCACCGCGCTGTGGTTCGGCGGGCATCCGGACGCCCGCGTGGTCGCGGTCACCGGCACCAAGGGCAAAAGCACCACCACCGCGTTGCTGGCTCACCTTGCGCGAAGTCTTGATGTTCGCACCGCGCTGGCCGGCAACATCGGCTTGCCGTTGCTGGAGCTGGATGGCCAGTCGGCTGATCTGTGGGCGATCGAGCTTTCCAGCTTCCAGACCGGTGAGGCCGGCCCGCTGGAGCTGGCCGTGGTGACCAGCCTGTACGAGGAGCACCTGGACTGGCACGGCTCGCGCGAGCGCTACGTGGCTGACAAGCTCAGGCTCGGCGACCGGGCACGCACCCTGCTGGTGAACGGCCAGCAGGCCAACCTGTTGGCGCTGACGACCGCGCACGCGGACCGTCGCTTGTTCGGCGAGCCGGATGGCTGGCATGTCGCCGACGGTTTCATCCGCCGCGGCAAGCGCGAGGTCTTCCCGGTGGCGCAGCTCGGCGTGCCCGGCCTGCACAACGCACTCAATGCCAGCGCCGCGCTGGCCGCGCTGGAGCTGCTCGGTTACGACGCGCTGGCCGCGGCGCCGGCGCTGGCCACCTTCCGCCCTTTGCCGCACCGGCTGCAGCCGCTGGGACGGCGGGATGGGCTGGACTGGATCAACGATTCCATCGCCACCACGCCTCCGGCGGTGGTGGCGGCGCTGGAGAGCCTGCCGGGGCGCGAGATCAGCGTGCTGGTGGGCGGCTACGACCGGGGCGTGGACTGGGCGCCGTTCGTCACGCACGTGCAGGCGCATCCGCCGCGGGCGATCGTCTGCATGGGGGCGAACGGTCCGCGCATCGAAGCGGCGCTCGTCGCCGGCAACGTCGCCTGCCCGGTGTCGCGCGTGGCTGACCTGGCCGCGGCGGTGGAGGCAGGGCGTGCCGCTACGCCCGCGGGCGGCGTGGTGCTGATGTCGCCCGGCGCGCCGAGCTTCGACCAGTTCAAGGACTACGCCGAGCGCGGCCGCCGCTTCGCCACGCTGGCTGGCTTCGAGGCCGACGCCACCGGCATCGATGGCCTCGGCATCCGCTGAGGTGCCGGTCGCTTGCCCGCTGTGCGGGGCGGCGACCGGTGCGCCGTGGCGCGAGGCTACCGGCGTCTACCGGCACTGTCCCAGGTGCGACCTGGTCAGCCGCGATCGCGCGACCTGGCTCGATGCCGAGGCCGAGCGCGCGTATTACGGCACGCACGACAACCGCGTCGATGATCCGGGTTACCGGCGCTTCCTGGGTCAGCTCGCCGATCCACTGATCGCCTGCCTCGCGCCCGGTGCGCGCGGTCTGGACTACGGCTGCGGCGCGGCGCCAGCGCTGGCCTCGATGCTCACCGATGCCGGCTTTCCCGCCGTCGGCTACGACCCGTTCTTCGCGGCCGACGACACCCTGCTCGACGCACGCTACGACTTCGTCACCTGCACCGAGGTGCTCGAGCACATGCACGATCCGCTGCGCGACCTGACGCGCATCGATGCGCTGCTGAAGCCCGGCGGCTGGCTCGGCCTGATGACCGAACTGCGCCCGCCGATGGCCGACTTCGCCCGCTGGCACTACCACCGCGATCCGACCCACGTCGGTTTTCATTCCGAAGCGTCGCTGCGCTGGATTGCGGCCCGCTTCGGCTGGACGGTGACGGCGATCGGACGCCGCGTCAGCCTGTTCCGGCGGGTGTAACGCCACCCGGCCGGCCCGACGCGACGGGGACGAAAAAGGGCGCGACGTTGCCGTCGCGCCCCGGGGGTGTCACGGCCGGTCGGGCCTTACCAGATCTTCACGCGCTGGTCCGGATCCAGGTACATCGTCTGGCCCGGCTTCACGTCGAACGCCTTGTACCAGTCGTCCATGTTGCGCACGGTCTCGGCGCGGAACTGCGCCGGGGCGTGCACGTCGGTCGCCGCGCGCACGCGGGCGGCGGCATCGCGGGTCTTCGAGCGCCAGGTCTCGCCGAAGGCGATGAAGAAGCGCTGGTCGCCGGTCAGGCCGTCGATCACCGGCGCCGGCTTGCCGCCGAGCGAGGCGTGGTAGGCGGCCAGCGCGGCGGTGAGGCCGGACACGTCGGCGATGTTCTCGCCCAGTGTCTGCTGCCCGTTCACGTGCAGGCCCGGCAGGATCTCGTATGCCGTCGTACTGCTTGACCAGCTTCTGGCCCGCGGCCTCGAAGTGCTTGAGGTCGTCCGGCGTCCACCAGTTGGCCAGCTTGCCCTGCGCGTCGAAATCGGCGCCGGTGTTGTCGAAGCTGTGGCTGATCTCGTGGCCGATCACTGCGCCGATCGAGCCGTAGTTGGCGGCCGGGTCGGCCTTCGGATCGAAGAACGGCGCCTCGAGGATCGCCGCCGGGAAGTTCAGCGCGTTCTGCAGCGGCAGGTTCACCGCATTGACCGTCTGCGGGGTCATCCACCACTCGCCGCGGTCGACCGGCTGGCCGATCTTGGCGCGCTGGTGCTGGTACTCCAGTTCCACGGCGCGCAGGTGGT is part of the Dyella thiooxydans genome and harbors:
- the murL gene encoding UDP-N-acetyl-alpha-D-muramoyl-L-alanyl-L-glutamate epimerase, producing the protein MSQPIQPRLTQVFRFLHARYADGVAELAYAFDEGEPLVERIRFPAAPALPPARQAAFDAALKLLHLIAGVSYYKAGVPPTIAVDDGPLDDATADLLDALYLNGLAEFAYRNGLDLRGRIRFPRGGQSLSVAPVLGLPKRTLVPIGGGKDSLVAVEAIKSIGGDATAVWVGNSPLIAACAERTSLPTLNIQRELAPGLFELNRLGAWNGHIPVTAVNSAILAVAAILYGHDSIAFANERSASAATLEYEGQQVNHQWSKGYAFETLLSDWLHSHVAADLDYCSLLRPYSELAITRAFAKLTPYFDSFSSCNRNFRILGPKPADRWCGQCPKCHFVFLALAPFLPKPRLLTIFGRNLLDDESQAAGFDALLEYQDHKPFECVGEGAEARAAMYALSQRPEWAEDALVARFRSEILPQLDASQLALEPWLQPSGEHRVPARLQGALAAIGGPNP
- the murD gene encoding UDP-N-acetylmuramoyl-L-alanine--D-glutamate ligase, with the translated sequence MRIADLVGRRVAIWGFGREGRAAITAIRAQLPALPLALYCSEAEVDAARAFDPALTVHGIEPDAVALSACDVVVKSPGISIYKPAVTTAQAQGTVFTSGTALWFGGHPDARVVAVTGTKGKSTTTALLAHLARSLDVRTALAGNIGLPLLELDGQSADLWAIELSSFQTGEAGPLELAVVTSLYEEHLDWHGSRERYVADKLRLGDRARTLLVNGQQANLLALTTAHADRRLFGEPDGWHVADGFIRRGKREVFPVAQLGVPGLHNALNASAALAALELLGYDALAAAPALATFRPLPHRLQPLGRRDGLDWINDSIATTPPAVVAALESLPGREISVLVGGYDRGVDWAPFVTHVQAHPPRAIVCMGANGPRIEAALVAGNVACPVSRVADLAAAVEAGRAATPAGGVVLMSPGAPSFDQFKDYAERGRRFATLAGFEADATGIDGLGIR
- a CDS encoding class I SAM-dependent methyltransferase, translating into MPVACPLCGAATGAPWREATGVYRHCPRCDLVSRDRATWLDAEAERAYYGTHDNRVDDPGYRRFLGQLADPLIACLAPGARGLDYGCGAAPALASMLTDAGFPAVGYDPFFAADDTLLDARYDFVTCTEVLEHMHDPLRDLTRIDALLKPGGWLGLMTELRPPMADFARWHYHRDPTHVGFHSEASLRWIAARFGWTVTAIGRRVSLFRRV